From the genome of Virgibacillus proomii, one region includes:
- a CDS encoding ABC transporter permease/substrate-binding protein: MKEFITVFQNRQATLVEALWEHLQISLTSLIIAILIAVPLGLILTRYPRVAEPIIGLSAVLQTIPSLAILAFLIPFFGIGTFPAIVALTAYGLLPILRNSYTGIKEVDPALTEAATGMGMNSLKRLMKVELPLAMPVIMAGVRTSMVLIVGTTTLAALIGAGGLGELILLGLDRGADVSLILLGAIPAALLAVIFDVILRWVERLSKRTGIKSFIAMLIVAVLIVISPFLFNNKKQADLVIGGKLGSEPAILIHMYKLLIEENTDLSVKLEPGLGKTAFLFNALQQGSIDIYPEFTGTAIVTHLEQKADSNNREDVYQQAKQGMDKQFDMAYLLPMAYNNTYTVATTEELANQFELETIDDLKKIEDQLTAGFTLEFKDRYDGYVGMQDVYGLDIANVQTMDPGLRQEALTSGQVNIIDAYATDSYMEKLNLISLEDSKQLFPPYQGAPLMRNDTLDKYPELEGILNKLAGKITDQQMRQMNYQVDYHDESPENVAREFLIEQGLLEK, translated from the coding sequence GTGAAAGAGTTTATTACTGTATTTCAAAATCGCCAGGCAACACTTGTAGAAGCCCTATGGGAACACTTGCAAATATCATTAACTTCACTCATCATTGCCATTTTGATTGCAGTACCTTTAGGATTAATACTGACGAGGTATCCTCGAGTAGCTGAACCAATCATCGGATTATCAGCTGTACTACAAACGATTCCAAGTCTTGCTATCCTAGCTTTTCTCATTCCATTTTTCGGGATTGGCACCTTCCCTGCAATTGTTGCACTAACAGCATATGGACTGCTCCCAATTCTACGTAATAGTTATACAGGCATTAAAGAGGTAGACCCTGCATTAACTGAGGCGGCAACAGGAATGGGAATGAATTCATTGAAACGCTTAATGAAAGTGGAATTGCCGCTTGCTATGCCAGTAATTATGGCAGGAGTTCGCACTTCTATGGTGTTAATTGTTGGAACAACCACATTAGCTGCATTAATTGGGGCAGGAGGACTAGGTGAATTAATTCTTTTAGGTCTTGATCGTGGAGCGGATGTGAGTTTAATATTGTTAGGTGCAATTCCCGCGGCTTTACTAGCGGTTATTTTTGACGTTATTTTACGGTGGGTTGAACGACTCTCTAAACGAACGGGAATCAAATCGTTCATCGCTATGTTAATCGTTGCGGTTTTGATCGTTATTTCTCCTTTTCTTTTTAATAATAAGAAGCAAGCAGATTTAGTTATTGGTGGTAAATTAGGATCAGAACCAGCAATTTTAATTCATATGTATAAGTTATTAATCGAAGAAAATACCGATTTAAGCGTAAAATTAGAACCAGGGCTAGGAAAAACTGCTTTCTTATTTAATGCATTACAACAAGGAAGCATCGATATCTATCCAGAATTTACAGGAACGGCGATTGTTACACATCTTGAGCAAAAAGCGGATAGTAACAATAGGGAAGATGTGTATCAGCAAGCTAAACAGGGGATGGATAAACAATTTGATATGGCATATTTACTGCCTATGGCCTATAATAATACGTACACTGTTGCCACAACAGAAGAACTAGCCAATCAATTTGAACTAGAGACAATCGATGATCTTAAAAAAATAGAGGATCAATTAACTGCTGGTTTTACACTGGAGTTTAAAGACCGATATGATGGGTATGTAGGTATGCAGGATGTATATGGTTTAGATATTGCAAATGTACAAACCATGGATCCAGGTCTTAGACAAGAAGCGTTAACATCCGGTCAGGTAAATATCATTGATGCATATGCAACAGATAGTTATATGGAAAAGCTAAATTTAATTTCTTTGGAAGATTCAAAGCAGCTATTCCCTCCATATCAAGGGGCTCCACTAATGCGCAATGATACACTGGACAAGTATCCTGAACTTGAAGGTATTTTAAACAAGCTCGCGGGAAAAATAACTGACCAACAGATGAGACAAATGAATTACCAAGTAGATTATCATGATGAATCACCAGAAAATGTAGCCAGAGAGTTTCTCATAGAACAGGGGTTACTTGAAAAATAA
- a CDS encoding CoA-binding protein gives MAWENPTNEELRRILATAKTIAVVGLSNNPERTSYQIAKIMQREGYRIIPVNPTVQEVLGEQAYPSLAEVPEPIDIINVFRRSEFLPEVAKDAAQTNCKIFWAQQGIVNEDAYHYLKQRDFTVIMDLCIKVVHAVLLK, from the coding sequence ATGGCATGGGAAAACCCAACCAATGAAGAATTGAGAAGAATTTTAGCTACGGCGAAAACAATTGCAGTTGTAGGCTTGTCAAACAATCCGGAACGTACTTCTTATCAAATTGCTAAAATTATGCAACGAGAAGGTTACCGTATCATTCCGGTTAATCCTACAGTACAAGAGGTCTTAGGTGAACAAGCCTATCCTTCATTAGCTGAGGTTCCGGAACCGATAGATATTATAAATGTGTTTCGCAGGTCAGAGTTCTTACCGGAAGTTGCGAAGGATGCTGCTCAAACGAATTGTAAAATCTTTTGGGCGCAGCAAGGAATCGTTAATGAAGATGCGTATCATTATTTAAAACAACGTGATTTTACCGTAATTATGGATCTTTGCATTAAAGTGGTCCATGCAGTATTGCTGAAATAA
- the parE gene encoding DNA topoisomerase IV subunit B, translating into MTKQPISYSDDSIQVLEGLEAVRKRPGMYIGSTDARGLHHLVFEIVDNAVDEALAGFGDIIKVTIHKDNSISITDHGRGIPTGMHRSGKPTPEVIFTILHAGGKFGQGGYKTSGGLHGVGASVVNALSEWLDVTIHRDGHIYFQRFENGGKPVGSLEKKGPTKKTGTIIHFKPDPTIFNTTVYNFETLSERLREAAFLLKGLTIQLQDLRNNQTEEYQYPEGLKAFVHYLNEEKDTLHPVVAFEGEQQGIEVDFAFQFNDGYAESMLSFVNHVRTKDGGTHESGARTAITRTFNDYARRIGLLKEKDKNLEGSDIREGFTSIVSVRVPEDKLQFEGQTKGKLGTPEARSVVDAVVSEKLSYFLEENSDVSNLLIKKAIKAKEAREAARKAREDARTGRKRRKKDTILSGKLTPAQSKNPKRNELYLVEGDSAGGSAKQGRDRKFQAVLPLRGKVINTEKAKLEDVFKNEEISTIIHTIGAGVGGDFHLDDVQYDKIIIMTDADTDGAHIQVLLLTFFYRYMRPLIQAGKVYIALPPLYQISKGKGKNKRVVYAWDEEEMRKTIKDFKNGYTLQRYKGLGEMNADQLWETTMNPESRTLIRVTIDDLARAERRVTTLMGDKVEPRRKWIENNVEFGLDEESNILENDRIHTEL; encoded by the coding sequence GTGACAAAACAACCGATTTCATATAGTGATGACTCAATCCAAGTACTGGAAGGTCTGGAAGCAGTACGAAAAAGACCAGGTATGTACATAGGTAGTACAGATGCCCGAGGACTGCATCACCTCGTTTTTGAAATTGTTGATAATGCGGTAGATGAAGCCCTAGCAGGATTTGGAGACATCATTAAAGTGACTATACATAAAGATAATAGCATTTCCATCACAGATCATGGGCGTGGTATTCCAACTGGTATGCACCGTTCTGGAAAGCCAACACCTGAGGTGATATTTACTATATTGCATGCAGGTGGAAAATTTGGACAGGGTGGTTATAAAACTAGTGGAGGTCTACACGGTGTAGGTGCGTCCGTAGTCAATGCTCTATCTGAATGGTTAGACGTCACAATCCATCGTGATGGTCATATCTACTTTCAACGATTTGAAAATGGTGGAAAACCTGTCGGCTCTTTAGAAAAGAAAGGACCAACGAAAAAAACTGGTACCATCATTCATTTTAAACCGGACCCAACGATTTTTAATACAACCGTTTACAACTTTGAAACATTATCCGAACGGTTACGAGAAGCTGCCTTTTTACTAAAAGGATTAACGATTCAGTTACAAGACCTTCGAAATAATCAGACAGAAGAATACCAATATCCGGAAGGACTAAAGGCTTTTGTACATTATCTGAATGAAGAAAAAGATACCCTTCACCCTGTTGTAGCTTTTGAAGGTGAACAGCAAGGAATTGAAGTTGATTTTGCTTTTCAATTCAATGACGGTTATGCAGAAAGTATGCTATCTTTTGTTAACCATGTTCGTACGAAAGATGGAGGAACGCATGAATCTGGAGCGAGAACAGCAATTACGAGGACGTTTAACGACTATGCCAGACGAATCGGACTTTTAAAAGAAAAAGATAAAAACCTGGAAGGTTCAGATATAAGAGAAGGCTTCACTTCTATCGTTTCTGTTCGTGTACCAGAAGATAAACTGCAATTTGAAGGGCAGACGAAAGGAAAACTAGGTACGCCGGAAGCTAGATCCGTGGTTGATGCAGTTGTTTCGGAAAAGCTTTCTTATTTTTTGGAGGAAAACTCAGATGTTTCTAATCTTTTAATTAAAAAGGCGATTAAAGCAAAAGAAGCTAGGGAAGCGGCCAGAAAAGCGAGAGAGGACGCTCGAACAGGAAGAAAAAGAAGGAAAAAAGATACGATCTTAAGCGGCAAGCTTACGCCTGCTCAATCAAAAAATCCAAAGCGTAATGAACTATACTTGGTTGAGGGGGACTCTGCAGGCGGATCAGCAAAACAAGGCAGAGATCGAAAGTTTCAAGCTGTACTTCCATTACGAGGAAAAGTAATTAATACAGAAAAGGCAAAGCTTGAGGACGTTTTTAAGAATGAAGAAATATCGACCATCATTCATACTATTGGTGCTGGTGTTGGTGGCGATTTTCATTTAGATGATGTGCAATATGATAAAATAATTATTATGACCGACGCAGATACAGATGGTGCACATATCCAAGTGTTATTGCTTACGTTTTTCTATAGGTATATGCGACCATTGATTCAAGCAGGTAAGGTGTATATTGCACTGCCACCTTTATATCAAATCTCCAAGGGAAAAGGAAAAAATAAACGTGTGGTTTATGCCTGGGATGAAGAAGAAATGAGGAAAACAATTAAGGATTTTAAAAACGGCTATACCTTACAACGCTATAAAGGTTTAGGAGAAATGAATGCAGATCAGCTGTGGGAAACGACCATGAATCCAGAATCCAGAACTCTTATCCGGGTAACCATCGATGATTTAGCACGTGCAGAAAGACGTGTGACGACATTAATGGGTGATAAAGTGGAACCTAGAAGAAAATGGATCGAAAATAATGTTGAATTTGGTTTGGATGAAGAATCTAATATCCTAGAAAACGATAGAATTCATACAGAATTATAA